In Bacillus sp. NP247, one DNA window encodes the following:
- a CDS encoding aminotransferase: protein MKQFDLSRVAESLQPSGIRKFFDLAASMKGVISLGVGEPDFVTPWNVRQACIRSLEQGYTSYTANAGLLELRQEIAKYLKKQFGVSYDPNDEIIVTVGASQALDVAMRAIVNPDDEILIIEPSFVSYAPLVTLAGGVPVPVATSLEDEFKVQPDRIEAAITTKTKAILLCSPNNPTGAMLNKSELEKLAVIVEKYNLIVLSDEIYAELVYDEAYTSFASIKNMRDHTILISGFSKGFAMTGWRLGMIAAPVQFSELMLKIHQYSMMCAPTMSQFAALEALRGGNDEVIRMRDSYKKRRNFMTTSFNEMGLTCHVPGGAFYVFPSIASTGLSSAEFAEQLLLEEKVAVVPGNVFGGSGEGFIRCSYATSLEQLMEAMKRMERFIENKKRTKHNTFCP from the coding sequence GTGAAGCAATTCGACCTATCTAGAGTAGCAGAATCTTTACAACCGTCCGGTATACGAAAGTTTTTTGATTTAGCGGCAAGTATGAAAGGTGTTATTTCACTTGGAGTGGGGGAGCCGGACTTTGTTACACCTTGGAATGTAAGGCAAGCATGTATTCGTTCTTTAGAACAAGGATATACGTCATATACAGCAAATGCAGGATTATTGGAGCTCCGTCAAGAAATAGCAAAGTATCTAAAAAAACAATTTGGAGTATCTTATGATCCGAATGATGAAATCATTGTTACAGTTGGGGCGAGTCAAGCGCTAGATGTAGCGATGCGCGCTATTGTAAACCCTGATGATGAAATACTTATTATTGAACCAAGTTTCGTTTCGTATGCACCACTTGTTACGTTAGCGGGCGGGGTCCCAGTTCCAGTAGCGACTTCATTAGAAGATGAATTTAAAGTACAGCCAGATCGAATTGAAGCAGCTATTACAACGAAAACAAAGGCAATATTACTTTGTTCTCCCAATAACCCAACAGGCGCAATGTTAAATAAATCCGAATTAGAAAAGCTAGCAGTTATTGTTGAGAAGTATAATTTAATCGTGTTATCTGATGAAATTTATGCAGAGCTCGTGTACGACGAAGCATATACGAGTTTCGCGAGTATTAAAAATATGCGTGACCATACGATTTTAATTTCAGGGTTTTCAAAAGGGTTTGCTATGACGGGATGGCGTCTTGGGATGATTGCAGCCCCTGTGCAATTTTCAGAATTAATGCTCAAAATCCACCAGTATTCAATGATGTGTGCACCGACGATGTCTCAATTTGCAGCGCTTGAAGCATTACGCGGGGGAAATGATGAAGTAATTCGAATGAGAGATAGCTATAAAAAACGTCGTAACTTTATGACGACATCTTTCAATGAAATGGGCTTAACATGTCATGTGCCAGGCGGGGCATTTTATGTCTTCCCTTCTATAGCTTCAACTGGACTCTCTTCAGCAGAATTTGCAGAACAGTTATTACTAGAAGAAAAAGTGGCTGTTGTTCCTGGAAATGTGTTTGGCGGGAGTGGTGAAGGATTTATTCGTTGTTCATATGCAACATCGCTTGAGCAACTTATGGAAGCAATGAAGAGAATGGAACGGTTCATAGAGAATAAAAAAAGGACAAAACATAATACGTTTTGTCCATAA
- a CDS encoding Lrp/AsnC family transcriptional regulator produces the protein MVTEKELELLACLEKNSRLSVDTLAKLLNIAVEEAKKMVVKLESEKIIVDYVTHIDWTKVKEHTGLTAMIDVKVTPKRGVGFDAVAEQIYRYSEVKSVYLMSGTYDLSITLEGKTMGEVAMFVSEKLATIESVVSTTTHFILKKYKHEGIIYEKTDDDKRIVVTP, from the coding sequence ATGGTGACAGAGAAAGAATTAGAATTATTAGCTTGTCTTGAAAAGAATAGTCGTTTATCTGTAGATACATTAGCGAAGTTGTTAAATATAGCAGTAGAAGAAGCGAAAAAAATGGTTGTGAAATTAGAAAGTGAAAAGATTATTGTGGACTATGTAACACATATCGATTGGACAAAAGTGAAAGAACATACTGGTTTAACTGCGATGATTGATGTGAAAGTTACACCGAAGCGTGGTGTCGGTTTTGATGCGGTAGCCGAACAAATTTATCGCTATTCAGAAGTGAAATCCGTTTATTTAATGTCTGGGACATATGACCTTTCTATTACATTAGAAGGGAAGACGATGGGAGAAGTAGCAATGTTTGTTTCTGAGAAATTAGCAACAATTGAATCTGTCGTTTCAACGACAACTCATTTTATTTTGAAGAAGTATAAACATGAGGGGATTATTTATGAAAAGACAGATGATGATAAGAGAATTGTGGTGACACCGTGA
- a CDS encoding D-glycerate dehydrogenase — protein MQVKRKGDGTVKPKVYIAEPVPTFVENYLSEHCDFEKWDQNEKVPRDVLLEKIKDKDGLLNFGSTINEELLQVAPNLKVVSNISVGHDNFDLKAMEKQNVIGTNTPYVLDDTVADLVFALMLSASRRVCELNSYVKNGEWNAEIGKEHFGLDVHHSTIGIIGMGRIGEAVAKRAKFGFDMNVLYYNRRRKEEAEQKFDATYCDLQTLIKQSDFIILLTPLTDETYHLIGEKEFSLMKETAIFINASRGKTVDETALIHALTEKKIFAAGIDTFTQEPIQKENPLLSLQNVITLPHIGSATLKTRQQMAMTAAENLVAGLQGKTPPNIVRG, from the coding sequence ATCCAGGTAAAGAGGAAAGGGGATGGAACCGTGAAACCAAAAGTATATATTGCCGAACCAGTTCCAACATTTGTAGAAAACTATTTATCAGAACACTGTGATTTTGAAAAATGGGATCAAAACGAAAAAGTACCTCGTGATGTTCTATTAGAAAAAATAAAAGATAAAGATGGGTTATTAAATTTCGGATCTACTATAAATGAAGAGTTATTGCAGGTTGCTCCTAATTTAAAAGTAGTAAGTAATATTTCTGTTGGCCATGATAACTTTGATTTAAAAGCGATGGAAAAACAAAATGTTATCGGAACGAATACGCCATATGTGTTAGATGATACAGTAGCCGATCTCGTTTTCGCTCTTATGCTATCTGCTAGTCGCCGTGTTTGCGAACTCAATTCCTATGTAAAAAATGGTGAATGGAACGCTGAAATTGGAAAAGAACACTTCGGACTAGATGTACATCATAGTACGATTGGTATTATCGGAATGGGACGAATTGGAGAAGCTGTCGCAAAACGAGCGAAATTCGGCTTTGATATGAATGTCCTTTACTATAACCGTCGCCGTAAAGAAGAAGCTGAGCAAAAATTTGATGCTACATATTGTGATTTACAAACTCTAATCAAACAATCTGATTTTATTATTCTTCTTACTCCATTAACAGATGAAACGTATCATCTTATCGGTGAAAAGGAATTTTCACTAATGAAAGAAACAGCAATTTTCATTAATGCTTCTCGCGGGAAAACAGTAGATGAAACTGCATTAATTCATGCGTTAACAGAAAAGAAAATATTTGCAGCCGGCATCGACACATTTACACAAGAGCCGATTCAAAAAGAGAATCCGCTCTTATCATTACAAAATGTTATAACTTTACCGCACATCGGATCTGCAACATTAAAAACTCGTCAGCAAATGGCTATGACAGCCGCTGAAAATTTAGTGGCAGGATTACAAGGAAAAACACCACCTAATATTGTGCGTGGATAA
- a CDS encoding alpha/beta fold hydrolase — MNHECKCPYFTFSTRGTTIHYELYEHNTKKERPTFVLVHGFLSSSFSYRRLIPLLTKEGTVIALDLPPFGKSDKSHLFKYSYHNLAAIIIDLIEHLSLSNIVLVGHSMGGQISLFVNRLRPELISKTILLCSSSYLARANFPLLYSSYLPFFHLYVKNWIIRRGIVHNLMNVVHDHSLIDNEMMEGYAAPFYDDRIFPALTRMIRDREGDLSSIELQKIETPVLLIWGEKDRVVPVHVGHRLHKDLPNSTFISYENTGHLLPEEKPDHVYEEIIAFATQ, encoded by the coding sequence ATGAACCATGAATGCAAATGCCCTTACTTCACTTTTTCCACTCGCGGGACTACTATTCATTACGAATTGTATGAACATAATACTAAAAAAGAGCGACCTACTTTCGTACTCGTTCACGGCTTCCTCTCTTCCTCATTTAGCTATCGACGACTCATTCCTTTACTAACAAAGGAAGGTACAGTAATTGCCCTTGATTTACCACCATTCGGAAAAAGTGATAAATCTCATCTCTTTAAATATTCTTATCACAATTTAGCAGCTATTATTATCGATTTAATCGAACATTTATCTCTCTCGAATATTGTATTAGTTGGTCATTCTATGGGCGGACAAATTTCACTCTTTGTAAACCGCCTGCGCCCTGAATTAATTTCAAAGACAATTTTACTATGTAGCTCTAGTTATTTAGCACGCGCAAACTTCCCTTTACTGTACTCCTCTTATTTACCGTTCTTCCACTTATACGTGAAGAACTGGATTATTCGAAGAGGCATCGTTCATAACTTAATGAATGTCGTTCATGACCATTCATTAATTGACAATGAAATGATGGAAGGCTATGCTGCTCCTTTTTATGATGATCGTATATTCCCTGCTTTAACTCGAATGATAAGAGACCGTGAAGGCGACTTATCTTCAATTGAATTACAAAAAATCGAAACCCCAGTATTACTCATTTGGGGTGAAAAAGATCGCGTCGTCCCTGTACATGTAGGACATCGTCTCCATAAGGACCTACCTAATTCAACTTTCATTTCTTACGAAAATACAGGGCACTTACTCCCTGAAGAAAAGCCCGATCATGTTTATGAAGAAATTATTGCGTTTGCGACGCAATAA
- a CDS encoding YugE family protein — MGAYDKMIEVVKNWDPFQMGPEFYETEASDVVNVVSVFDDPKYIAKKIQHIYFMSFEEVPALEKCEKLAVELLVLKEGGSCSL, encoded by the coding sequence ATGGGTGCATATGACAAAATGATTGAGGTTGTGAAAAATTGGGATCCGTTTCAAATGGGACCGGAGTTTTATGAAACAGAAGCGAGCGATGTTGTAAACGTCGTAAGTGTGTTTGATGATCCGAAATACATCGCAAAGAAAATTCAACATATATACTTTATGTCTTTTGAAGAAGTACCTGCACTTGAAAAATGCGAAAAATTAGCAGTAGAGTTACTCGTACTAAAAGAAGGTGGAAGTTGTTCATTATAG
- a CDS encoding MalY/PatB family protein has product MQLFHKTVNRRGTHSTKWDTYKNEELIHAWIADMDFEVPKPIQTALQKRIEHPIFGYTLPPENIGDIICNWTKSQYNWEIQKEWIVFSAGIVPALSTSIQAITKEEDAVLVQPPIYPPFFEMVKTNNRQLCESPLFKQNGIYKIDFEHLETQFKQGVKLMLLCSPHNPIGRVWTKEELIKLGALCTQYNVTVVADEIHADIIYRGHTHTPFASLSEELAARTITCMAPSKTFNIAGLQASTIIIPNENLRNAFMSIQHRQGFHGLNTFAYTAMQSAYTECNDWLNEIRLYVEDNAQFACEYIQNHIPALSIIKPEGSFLLWIDCSHLDLSQNKRTALLEEKGKIIVDPGEKYGTGGEAHIRINIGCPRSVLEEILNRLRHTFS; this is encoded by the coding sequence ATGCAACTATTTCATAAAACGGTAAATCGTCGCGGAACACATAGTACAAAATGGGATACATATAAAAATGAAGAGCTCATCCACGCTTGGATTGCCGATATGGACTTTGAAGTACCAAAACCAATTCAAACTGCATTACAAAAACGCATAGAACACCCTATTTTCGGCTATACACTTCCTCCTGAAAATATTGGGGATATCATTTGTAATTGGACGAAAAGCCAATACAATTGGGAAATACAAAAAGAATGGATTGTATTTAGCGCAGGTATCGTTCCAGCTCTTAGTACGAGCATACAAGCTATAACGAAAGAAGAAGATGCCGTACTCGTACAACCTCCTATTTATCCACCATTTTTTGAAATGGTCAAAACAAATAATAGACAATTATGTGAGAGTCCCTTGTTTAAACAGAATGGCATATATAAAATAGACTTCGAGCATCTAGAAACTCAATTTAAACAAGGTGTAAAACTAATGCTTCTTTGCAGCCCTCACAATCCTATCGGACGCGTTTGGACGAAAGAGGAGCTAATAAAACTCGGTGCGTTATGTACGCAATATAATGTAACCGTTGTCGCGGATGAAATTCACGCCGATATTATTTATAGAGGCCATACTCATACACCGTTTGCTTCTTTATCTGAAGAATTAGCAGCACGCACTATTACTTGTATGGCTCCGAGCAAAACATTTAATATCGCTGGATTACAAGCATCAACCATTATTATTCCGAATGAAAATCTCCGTAATGCCTTTATGTCTATCCAACATAGACAAGGATTCCACGGATTAAATACATTTGCTTATACAGCAATGCAAAGTGCCTATACAGAATGTAATGATTGGCTAAATGAAATTCGATTGTACGTTGAAGATAACGCTCAATTTGCTTGTGAGTATATTCAAAATCACATACCAGCTCTTTCTATAATTAAACCAGAAGGAAGTTTTTTACTGTGGATTGATTGTTCCCACTTGGACCTTTCTCAAAATAAACGAACAGCCTTGCTTGAAGAGAAAGGTAAAATCATCGTTGATCCTGGTGAGAAATACGGAACAGGTGGAGAAGCCCATATAAGAATTAACATTGGCTGTCCTAGATCTGTTTTAGAAGAAATTTTAAACAGACTGCGTCATACATTCTCCTAA
- the sodC gene encoding superoxide dismutase [Cu-Zn], producing the protein MKRRLFFSCCLLFLMAGCDQGKPKEIDVKLHNASGDEVGTAKVVQQTSGVKIKIKAEGFTPGPHGIHVHEIGECKAPRFESSGNHFNPDNKKHGRLNPKGAENGDLPNVIADGSGKIKAEIDAPHITLEEGKTTIHRKDGASIIITENPDDGMTQPTGKSGDRIACGVIVKKASDMKKK; encoded by the coding sequence ATGAAAAGACGGCTTTTTTTCAGTTGTTGTTTATTATTTCTAATGGCGGGTTGTGACCAAGGAAAGCCGAAAGAAATTGACGTGAAATTACATAATGCTTCAGGTGATGAAGTTGGGACTGCAAAAGTAGTTCAGCAAACAAGTGGAGTGAAGATTAAGATTAAAGCGGAAGGATTTACACCAGGCCCGCATGGAATACATGTACACGAAATTGGAGAGTGTAAAGCACCTCGTTTTGAATCATCTGGGAATCATTTTAATCCAGACAATAAAAAGCACGGACGCCTCAATCCGAAGGGTGCAGAAAATGGTGATTTACCGAACGTAATTGCAGACGGTTCTGGAAAGATTAAAGCGGAAATCGATGCGCCGCATATAACGCTTGAAGAGGGAAAAACGACGATTCATAGAAAAGATGGAGCGTCTATTATAATTACAGAAAACCCTGATGATGGTATGACACAACCAACAGGAAAATCTGGTGATCGAATTGCTTGCGGTGTTATCGTAAAAAAAGCGTCGGACATGAAGAAAAAATAG
- a CDS encoding kinase-associated lipoprotein B translates to MRETFEIGEIVTGIYKTGKYIGEITNSRPGSYIVKVLAVLKHPVQGDLHNVKQADVPFFHERRALAFREQTNIPEQMVKKYEGEVPDYTESLKLALETQMNSFSEDDSPFAGRSLETLQQLKKDYKL, encoded by the coding sequence ATGAGAGAAACATTTGAAATTGGTGAAATCGTTACTGGTATTTATAAAACTGGAAAATACATCGGCGAAATTACAAATAGCCGTCCTGGCAGTTACATCGTAAAAGTATTAGCTGTTTTAAAACATCCGGTGCAAGGTGATTTACATAATGTAAAACAGGCTGACGTACCATTCTTCCATGAAAGACGCGCTTTAGCTTTTCGTGAACAGACGAACATTCCAGAGCAAATGGTGAAGAAATATGAAGGAGAAGTTCCGGATTATACAGAGTCACTAAAATTAGCATTAGAAACTCAAATGAATTCATTTTCTGAAGACGATTCACCTTTTGCGGGGCGTAGTCTAGAAACACTTCAGCAATTGAAGAAAGATTACAAACTTTAA
- the kapD gene encoding 3'-5' exonuclease KapD yields MDEQRFLFLDFEFTMPQHRKKPKGFFPEIIEVGLVSVVGCKVEDTYSSHVRPKTFPSLTDRCKKFLGIKQEVVDKGISFHELVEKLAEYEKRCKPTIVTWGNMDMKVLKQNCEMAGVEFPFFGQCRDLSLEYKKFFGERNQTGLWKAIEAYGKAGTGKHHCALDDAMTTYNIFKLVEKDKEYLVKPAPPTLGELVDFSKVLKNVSTQ; encoded by the coding sequence ATGGATGAACAACGATTTTTGTTTTTAGACTTTGAGTTTACGATGCCCCAGCATAGAAAAAAGCCAAAAGGTTTTTTCCCAGAAATTATTGAGGTCGGACTCGTTTCAGTTGTTGGTTGTAAGGTGGAAGATACGTATTCATCGCATGTTAGACCGAAAACATTTCCGTCTTTAACGGATCGATGTAAAAAATTTTTAGGAATTAAACAGGAAGTAGTGGACAAAGGAATTTCTTTTCATGAACTTGTTGAGAAACTTGCAGAATATGAAAAGAGGTGTAAACCGACAATTGTAACGTGGGGAAATATGGATATGAAAGTCTTAAAGCAAAATTGCGAAATGGCGGGAGTAGAATTTCCATTCTTTGGACAGTGTCGTGATTTATCGCTTGAGTATAAGAAGTTTTTTGGAGAGAGAAATCAAACAGGGCTGTGGAAAGCAATTGAGGCTTATGGAAAAGCAGGAACAGGAAAGCATCATTGTGCGCTTGATGATGCGATGACGACATATAATATTTTTAAGTTAGTAGAAAAAGATAAAGAGTATTTAGTCAAACCAGCACCTCCGACATTAGGAGAACTTGTTGATTTTTCGAAAGTGTTAAAGAATGTGAGTACACAGTAA
- a CDS encoding ArsB/NhaD family transporter — protein MHETTQELANWQYYFAIAVFLITYAIIISEKINRAVIALLGAALMVIVGVVDLHNAFTKHIEWGTITLLIGMMILVNITSKSGVFQYVAIKAAKGAQGNPIKILISLSLLTALGSAFLDNVTTVLLVVPVTLSITRILQVNPVPYLLSEIIFSNIGGTATLIGDPPNIMIGSANKHLDFNAFLFNLAPIVIIIIAVTATMLYFMYRKQLIADPVQIKKLMSLDEKQYIKDPVLMKKSLTVLGLTIVGFMTHSIFHVDAAIIALTGATVLMLIGVKEHEIEEVFASVEWVTIFFFAGLFVLVGGLIDIGLIKMLAQKVVGITGGDISHASILILWVSGIASATIDNIPFVATMIPLINDMAVGLGLSPSDAQIDVLWWALALGACLGGNGTLIGASANVIVAGIASREGHKFSYMEFLKVGFPIMIVSLIISHIYIYLRYLM, from the coding sequence TTGCACGAAACAACGCAAGAGCTCGCAAACTGGCAGTATTATTTCGCTATCGCAGTCTTTTTAATTACATATGCCATTATTATTTCTGAGAAAATTAACCGCGCTGTCATCGCACTTCTTGGTGCAGCACTCATGGTAATTGTGGGTGTCGTTGACTTACACAACGCCTTTACGAAACATATTGAATGGGGAACAATTACATTACTCATCGGTATGATGATACTGGTAAACATTACAAGTAAGTCAGGTGTCTTCCAATACGTTGCCATTAAAGCCGCAAAAGGAGCACAAGGAAATCCAATTAAAATTTTAATTTCACTTTCCTTACTTACCGCGCTTGGCTCCGCATTTTTAGATAACGTTACAACCGTACTTCTTGTTGTTCCAGTTACTTTATCTATTACGCGCATCTTGCAAGTAAATCCTGTTCCATATTTACTTTCTGAAATTATTTTTTCAAACATCGGAGGAACAGCAACATTAATTGGTGATCCACCAAACATTATGATTGGTTCTGCAAATAAGCATTTAGATTTCAATGCTTTCTTATTCAACTTAGCACCTATCGTAATCATCATTATTGCTGTTACAGCAACAATGCTTTACTTCATGTACCGTAAGCAATTAATTGCTGATCCTGTACAAATTAAAAAGTTAATGAGCTTAGATGAAAAACAATACATTAAAGACCCAGTATTAATGAAGAAATCTTTAACAGTACTTGGCCTTACTATTGTAGGTTTCATGACTCATTCCATTTTCCATGTTGATGCAGCTATTATCGCCTTGACTGGTGCTACTGTACTTATGCTAATCGGTGTGAAAGAACATGAAATTGAAGAAGTATTCGCAAGTGTAGAGTGGGTGACAATTTTCTTCTTCGCGGGACTATTCGTACTCGTTGGAGGACTTATCGATATCGGTCTTATCAAAATGTTAGCTCAAAAGGTAGTCGGAATAACAGGCGGAGATATTTCTCATGCATCTATCCTTATTCTATGGGTATCTGGTATCGCCTCTGCAACAATCGATAACATTCCATTCGTTGCAACAATGATCCCACTTATTAACGATATGGCAGTTGGGCTAGGTTTATCACCTTCTGACGCACAAATTGACGTACTATGGTGGGCATTAGCATTAGGTGCTTGTCTAGGTGGAAACGGGACATTAATCGGGGCTTCTGCTAACGTAATCGTAGCTGGTATCGCTAGCCGTGAAGGACATAAATTTAGCTACATGGAATTCCTAAAAGTCGGATTCCCAATTATGATCGTTTCATTAATCATTTCTCACATTTATATTTACTTACGCTACCTTATGTAG